A genomic window from Plutella xylostella chromosome 23, ilPluXylo3.1, whole genome shotgun sequence includes:
- the LOC119691190 gene encoding LOW QUALITY PROTEIN: arp2/3 complex-activating protein rickA (The sequence of the model RefSeq protein was modified relative to this genomic sequence to represent the inferred CDS: inserted 1 base in 1 codon), translating to MKKVKKLVRKKRRISSSSSDGCETPSQGVCLSPAQSPASMNLCDYVPDEGNEDVTTATENVNLVTEEENSQLDPEVLELLGSDPTQIKEFGDDLHKEVANRWKHILLNGLTKEEKSELSKHYLPAENCAFIRPPKLNPEVKSALHDLNIKKDAYSEKKQDVMASCLSAIGKXLNMTLTERHSDPELIKILSDAGRLLCDIHHRESVSRRFAIINAVNKSKRDTIKNTKIDHNLFGSNLTEHLKTSKAISVSASELRYNSSNHQHRAQLNTTMPRSQPALNVRGAPRAPVAEPRAYPRQPRRPPPPPPPAPAQWEYRRAPPPPPQVTRPRNYSRPPQNRRR from the exons ATGAAAAAAGTGAAGAAACTTGTCAGGAAGAAAAGAAGAATTTCCTCCTCGTCGTCGGATGGATGTGAGACACCTTCACAAGGTGTGTGTCTATCTCCTGCGCAATCGCCAGCAAGCATGAATCTCTGTGATTATGTCCCTGATGAAGGCAATGAAG ATGTTACCACAGCTACCGAAAATGTGAATCTGGTTACGGAAGAAGAAAATAGCCAGCTGGACCCCGAGGTGCTGGAGTTACTTGGCTCTGACCCCACTCAAATTAAGGAATTCGGTGACGACTTGCACAAGGAAGTCGCAAATAGATGGAAGCACATTCTGCTAAACGGGCTCACAAAGGAGGAGAAATCAGAGTTATCTAAACATTACTTACCAGCAGAAAACTGTGCATTTATCAGGCCACCTAAACTCAACCCAGAGGTGAAGTCGGCGCTACATGACCTTAATATAAAGAAGGATGCCTACTCTGAGAAGAAACAAGATGTCATGGCTAGTTGCCTCTCAGCAATTGGAA CTTTAAATATGACACTAACAGAGAGGCATAGTGATCCAGAACTTATAAAAATTCTAAGTGATGCCGGCCGCCTATTATGTGATATCCATCACAGGGAGTCTGTATCGAGGCGGTTTGCCATTATCAATGCTGTTAACAAATCTAAAAGAGACACTATAAAGAACACTAAAATAGACCATAACCTATTTGGGTCCAACCTGACTGAACACCTGAAGACTTCAAAGGCCATATCTGTATCAGCTTCCGAGTTGAGATACAATTCTAGCAACCATCAACATCGTGCACAGCTGAACACTACCATGCCTCGTAGCCAACCAGCTTTAAACGTACGGGGGGCACCTCGGGCACCAGTCGCCGAGCCGCGAGCGTACCCCCGCCAGCCTCGGCGAccaccgccaccgccgccgccagcgcccgCGCAGTGGGAATACCGccgtgcgccgccgccgccgccgcaggtGACTCGTCCACGGAACTACAGCCGCCCACCGCAGAACCGACGCCGTTAA